A segment of the Lycium barbarum isolate Lr01 chromosome 7, ASM1917538v2, whole genome shotgun sequence genome:
gaaaaatagagtgtgagagATATTATAGTGAGGTGGAAAAaccaaaagagtgttatttcttttgagtgtgtagtggtctttggagtatttatactcgtgactccacagtgtaaaattccttactatagtgatatcagttgctccccttggccgtggtttttctcttattcagaagggtttccacataaaatctcggtgtcattattgctgcatttctATTCTTGCTAATTTAACAATAACTTAGTGTTCCACGTTTATCACTAATatcgtgaatattatttttgcgggtctattttattcccaacatgAAGCTCAGTCAAAACCAAACTCAAAGCCCCTTAAAGCATGTAATTCACATAAAAGAAAGGACGACGCCAAAAGTAGTCAACATTGAAATATAAACCAAAAATCACAGTGCAATAACATAGTAACAGTTAggatatactattaaccatgcaGTTTGATTATAGTATTATGTTTTATTCTTTATGGAACaattgtttctttatttattcaattcaataaAGTCTAATTTTAAATAGATCATTTGTTCATATGTGTGCCCTTCACTTATATAGTAGACGATTTGGTGTATGGAGCTTTAGCTCATGCACAGAAGATTGAATTGTCGGTTCTTAAAAGTTATAAAATTAATGTTCACAATCAAAGATGAAACTGGGAAAAGTATCTTGATGATTGTAGCATAAGATTAAAATATAATCTATCTTGATTATGGAAATTGTTTTATTCTAACTTCttatgctagtacattttgtatgtattgaacggaccaagtagagataagtgctTTTGTACGAATATATAAAACAACCTCTCTAGCTAATTacatgtacttatactcttaatcttgatatgattgttatgaTCAATGTGTTGTGTTAATTATTTTGATCCATTGAAAGGTACGACTAAACTGCGAGTCaatgtattcctggtaaattggataatggcaaaGTGCATTTGTAAAATAacaattagttgatagaattcaTGTCTCGaccttgagattgatgatacctttttatggatgcttataagttttcatgtgaaaaccctgcaggtggattttgtatccgtcacatgaaaTAAGTTAAGCAGAAGTATAAAGGATTAAATTACTCAATGAATTAAATTTCAGTAGTTTAATTTatttgattggtatctgtaatcttaacatggggagttaaataagttttaataAAAGATTTCGAAATTAAACAGAGGAGTGCAATTACAGttttttagtggaataaattATAATTTATTGTGGTAGGATTAATTCACTCATATTCCGAATTAATACCGCAATAGGAAGCCTTGTTATTAAATCTGTGGTCCCTGTTGTGTTGGAATATTCtagaacaagaaaaataaaaggaCAAATAATATCCTTGGTGGGTAAGGAAAGGGCTACACATTTTTTGCTAGGGTTTAACCCTAAAAACGTGTGTATATAAACAAAGTCATTTAACCCTAAGTGATATTTGTTCTTTAGCCGCACTACTTGCCACTCAAGTATTTCGTTCATAGAAATTTAGGATACACAGCAGAAGATCGTAGATCTGGAAAGCACAGCTGTTGTTGAAGATTTGTGTAATAGCTTCAAAAGGTTAGTGTTTCAATCTCGTGTTTGATTATGTTTGTctaatttatatgtaaaaatatGATCTTGATTGTTTGCTTCCGCTGTATATATATGCCTGTATTCCATCAGTAACAACAACATAAAGCTCACCTAGAAAAACTCAAGGTCACTTAAAGCATGTAGTTCACAGAAAATCGAAGAAAGAATGAAGCCGAAGTAATAAATCAATGAAGTGATAAGAATGATGATTCCCAACAACCAACCAAGAAACAAAGATTGACCAAAAAATCACCAAGAGAGTTATGGGTtggattttaattaattaagataTAATTTAAAATAGGTCAATAGGATGATGGCACTTGTCGCTCCGTTAAAATGAGGGGTACATTTTGGGTCAAAGTATAATGAGAAGgttatatttggacccaaagtataacggcatGGGTATATTTTGACCCAAAATATAACGGCAGGGTTATATTTGGACTTTAAATATAACGAGGGGTATTTTTGGCCATTTTTCCAATAGTACAAGGTATTTTGGCCCTTCTATGGTGGATTTATCCTGAAATGAACTGATATAGATTGTTGAATGACCAATTTGGCCCTGTACAGGCTGCCAGGCAGGCATGTTGACCTTGAGTTGCCTGGTTATTCCACTTGTATATTAGCAATAGACATAGAAGTAGAAATAATAACTTCATTATTTGGTAAGTTCATAATAACTTCATTTTTTGGTAGGTTCATAGTTACATCATTCTTTGGTAAGTTCATAATTAGATTAATAAAGGAAAAAGTTCTCTAGAGAAAATAGGTAAGATCTTCAAGAATCGAAAGATTACGATAATTTTGTTTGGAAACACTATGATGGAATAATTTGGTAGGGTGAGAAAAATCTCATATGAGACTTTCCTATTTTCCACTCACCAAAACATCAATATCATATCAATGGAGTTACCTTAAAattcttttgttttatttttatgtattaaTAGTGTGAGAAATTTATACAACACAAAAATGTTTTGAACAATGAAATGAGGATCAAAATAGCATTGGTCATATATCTATCGGAAAAGAAAAGAGTGCTCTATAGTATAAGATCTCATTATAAGAATATCAGAGAACTCAATTGTCCACGAAATGCACGTGTGACTCACGGAATGCACGTGCGACACACAGAATGCACGTGCATCACACACAAAAGTTTTTTAAcgaaaatatatttttcaaaactttCATAAATTATTGTTATTTTGATGTAGAACGGTATGACTGACTCTAACTTTCACACATCGCATcacagctatatatatatatatatatatatatatatatatatatatatatatatatatatatatatatacatatatatatacatattgagATGAGGTATACGCGTAAAGTGCGTGCCCTAATACTCGTATCTAAATAATGTAAACATGTTACCTTAAGTATCATATTAATGGAGttatgataattttatttttgtGTATTAATAGTTTAGGGAATCTATACACTTTCCATAAATTTGATTTGCTCTAAAGTAATATAGATCTCTCACTTCTATATATTTGTCTTTCAACATTTGTTTTGTTTATTAGTTTTTTCTCTTTTAGTGAACTGAAATTCTCTGCAGAAATGGGGAAAATGGCATATCGAACTGAAAAAATAGAGGGAATAAAAATAAAGGTGTTCAAGTGGATACAAAGTATCATAAAAAATCATGTTCTTGATCATCATCACCAATTAGGCTCATCATCAAAATTTGGGTTTCTGGTTTTAAGGTTGAAAAACCAAATTAAGAGTGGAAGACCCAAAAATTGTTGCTCCAAGAATCATGAAGGACAGACAACAAAGACAACTTTCAAGACAAGTGTTCAGCCTTTCAAGATTTGTGAATCTCCATATGAGTTAGTTGAAAACATTGAATTAGCTTTGGGGTTATCAGATTTGTTCTTTAACGACACAATTCCTCATTTAGCTAACACAATTTTTGATTATTTGTCGAGTAGCTTTGAGATTTTTGGTAAAAAATTGGACTTGTTGGGTACTAATATGGATGATGATGAGTTCCACAAGATTGTTGTAGCTATAGATGTGGATATGCAGAGTGAACGATTTGAAATTAGGTCACAAAGTTCTAAGGATATTTGCAGTTTTAAATTAACCGATCTGCACGAAACGTTGGTGAATGATGGTGACAACTACGGTAGAAAGGGTGTATATTTTTTACAAGTTGTTGAGGTTCAAGAATCTTGTGGCGGGgttagtaaaaagaaaaaaattgatgtgaatatgcAAGGTGAAAAAATTGAAACCGAGTCACAATTATCTAATTATGTTTGTAGTCTTCAATCAACTGATCCATGCAAAACGTTGGCAAATTATGATGACAGCGAGGACATAGAGCGCGAATTTAATTTACAAGTTGATAGTGGGATTAATAAAAAGAGGGGAATTGGTGTACAAAAAATTCTTGTACTTGAATTAAAGTATAATTTTGATGATTCTGATATTCAAGAAATCTTGGATACTCTCTTTGATTTCTTGACCAAGAAGAGAGGATTTCGTAATAAAGTTGAGGTTTTTGATGGGAAAATTCAAAAATTTAGGGAAGTGAAAAGTGGATTGAAGATTGTCAATTTGAAAAAGGAGAATGTTGTGAGTTTTGAATTGGGAGATATATGCCCTGTTTGCTTTGAGATTTTTGAAGAAAAATCAGTTGTGGTGATCACACCTTGTTCACATCTATTTCATAGGAGATGCATATTTCCATGGCTTTCAGAGAACGACACTTGTCCTACATGTAGAGAAATTTGTGTTGTATGAGTAGCTTTTCATGCTTATATTTTTTTATGATCTTTTTCCAGCTATTAAGACAGATTTATGTACaaccaaagtcataacttgtttgggattgaggctaaattattgttattattattaataataataatattgttgttgttgttgttatttttcttcttatttgGTCTCCATTTCTTACGGTCTAATAGTATTAGAGCAGAGCAATAACGGGTGAAGGTGGTTAGTAAAATGTTATTTGTAAAAAATTGTATTGTATGTATAGATCGGATATTATTGTTCATCTATTTATATTAAGTCTTGAATATCCTTAATGAAATTTCTGCCTTCACCCTTAGACTGTACCGGTGAGAATCTCCACACAATGAATGTGTCACGACCAAAATCTGTTGGATCGGTTCCACCACAACATCTAATGAAATAAACAATAATTTGGTGCATTCAGGatggtactatgtatatatatttttttgcatATGTATGCAAAGTTTTATTGAAATAAGAAATTTGGTTCAATTCACAGAATACGTCCTACATCCTTCTATGTGCATGAATAGTTCTTGAAGTTTATATagttataatttatttatttattatgtagGATCAATCCTATTAGTTTTCTAATTTTCTGTTCTAGTTTATTTActtcttgatttatatttttcCCTTTTCCTATTTTTCTGTAAGTAGATTCATCAGTCTTTGACATAAGAAACAAAGTTGTTAAACATATTTATTATCAACTCTAAAAATAATTATTACGTAACATCTACAATTAGCAAAAACCTTTTTGGGGGATTAGATCACATTAAGTTCTAAATTATTCTATCTAATATTTTTGAACCATTTTAGAAGCTAGATGCACTAAAATATTAAAGTAAAACATTTTGCATTATATTTTAAGTGTTGCCTAAAGATAATGTTGAATGCATTTTAATACTGAAATAATAATATGGAAATAGCTTTATGTGATTAGGAATCTTTAAGAATTGAAAATCTATAGGAAATTAAGATAATATTGTTGGATATTTTAGAAAAATTATGGTGGATTAGTTGGGTAGGGTGAGGAAAAGCTCATGTTTGATTTTCCTATTTTCCACTCACCAAAATGTCAGTATTGATGGAGTTATTATGATATTATTTTGTTTTAGTTTTATGCATTAATGGGATAAAATTTTATACATTTGGTGTAATTGGATTTGTTCTGATGTAATGTATATTCTCTCTTTTCTTATCCCATTATAGATGTTTCATAAAAGCGACTGATGCAACTCATTCTCGTAAAATCAATAAGATTGCAATGGAGCCATAAGTACTCCACTTTAATTAGAGGACTTGGTTCGAGTTTTGGGTATGTAGTCACTGGTTACGAGCGCTTTTCCATTAATGTGGAATTTTCCGGCGCAGATCGAATTTAATCGAGCCTCAAATCTCAATGCAAGTATCGACGGATGGAAAGACAAAATAAGCTAGTCCAATCTGCCGTAGATGTGAAATTTGCTAATTTTCATTCTCACCTTTCTCATCACATGAATGAGAGGCTGAGAATGAAAATTAGCAAATTTCACATCTACGGCAAATTATGTGGCCCAAATCATTGATTCTTCGTTTGATTCAATTATTAAGACAATCAAAAAGGTGTTTTTTTGTTCTGGGATTACCTACTCTTCAATCCAAGTTTTTAATAATACTGGTAAGTATGATGATATTAGGCAATGCAACTCCCGTGACTTCTTATAACAACCACCACTAACTTAAATGTACAATTAGTAAAATAAGTAGTGGGTGATTATTGGTCGATATTTTGGGCGAAACCAATATTCAGGGTGGATGGGTGGTATCTACATGGCCCGTGCGCAACACGGGCATAGGtcgtctagtatatatatattcccGGCGCAAAAGCGGTGTGATGGGCAATGCACTTAGGGCCTAATTACATATTCACCGTGGCATATCGATTCACAATTACTAGCAATTTTAATGTCATGAATCAAATTTAAAAGAACAATTCGAACTGAGGCAATCTTTCCGCATTCGCTCGAGCCGGCGTTTAAATTTTCCCaataaaaatagaaaattaaAACTCCATATACTACTTCCTCCGGgtcaaaaaaagagttcacttacctttttttcttggataaaaaaaagatttcatttagcaaattaagaaagaattaactcttttttttttcatatttgcctctattaagtgttatatgatcaaatcacaatgcttatttaattagagatagtttagttaaattatctatttttatttAAAAGTTAGTATTTTTTAAgaggtgtgcaaatgactaagtaaatatttttttttttttttttatgtagaGGGAGTATAATACTAACAAGAAGACAAAAGGCAACTAGTTTCTGTGTCGTCTTCTAACAGCCACCACTAGCTAATCTACTCTCAAAATCAAAATCCCAAAATTCTCCACTCCACTGCTTCACTTGTTCAGTTTCCATTATCCTCTAAAAAAAGcttctcattttttatttttttcatttttttgctcCATCTTCAAGGCAAGCCCTCAAAAAAATCTAATCTTGATAAACCCCAACAATCCCGTTTAGCTAaattttcaccttttttttttatttatttataaaattttgaaTCTTGATAACTCCCACCAATCCCTTTTAgcaaaattttcacttttttttatacatCAAATTTTGAATCTTGATAACTGCCCACCAACCCCTCTTAGCTAAAAAATTTCACTTTGTTTTCTAATAAATTTTGAATCTTGATAACTCCCCATCAATCTTTTTAGCTAAATTTTCACTTTGTTTTCTTATAAAATTTTAATCTTGATAACTCTCACCAATCTTTTTAGCTAAATTTTCACTTTGTTTTCTTATAAATTTTTAATCTTGATAACTTCCCACCAACCCCTTTTAGCTAAATTTTGATTGTGTTTTCTAATAAAGTTTTAATCTTGATGAATTAATGCTGAAGTTATCAACTTTTATTGAGGCCACCTTGTTTAATGGCCTCTTTAAAATTATCCCTTTATGTAGACAGCTCATGGGAATCCAAGAAACTTAATTGCACAGTGAAAGGTTTGAACTTTACTGATTCTAAGTGTTGGTTTCCTTCTATTTTGGGTAGTGGTGCATTTGTTGTTAGTCCATTTTGTATGTTGAAACACATTAGGGTGTCAAGATTAGAAACTGAGGAATTAGAGAGTTCTGAATTGAGTTTAAATGGTGATGGGGTTGATGGTTTTGAGGGTAATGTAGGAAATGaaagttttgtttctgaaagatcAAATCTTGGAAGAGATAAAGGGAAGTTTAATGTTTGGAAAAGATTTAGGAGAGTGAAGAGAGTGTCGAAAGACTCGAATTATAGGTCTAGTTTTAGAAAAGATAGGAAAAATGGGATGGAAGATAAAATGAAGATTGTGTTTGATGAAAATAGTGATGAGGATGTGATATATAGCGAAAACGGGGTTGATTTTCGGGCTGAGAATGTGGGGCCTGACTCGAGTTTggatcaatgcaatgcaatattgAAACAACTCGAAAAGGGTGATTACGATGGGAAAGCGTTGAGTTTTTTCCGATGGATGAGGAAAAATGGGAAGTTAAAGCGAAATGTTACTGCCTATAATTTGATACTCCGCGTCTTGGGGAGGAGAGGGGATTGGGATGGGGCGGAGAAAATGATTAAAGAAATGAGTTTTGAGTCGGGTTGTGAGCTTACGTATCAGGTTTTCAATACACTTATTTATGCTTGCCATAAGAAAGGGCTCGTGGAGTTGGGTGCTAAGTGGTTTAACATGATGTTGGAGAATAAAGTTCAGCCAAATATAGCTACTTTTGGAATGCTAATGGCTCTTTATCAGAAAGGATGGAATGTTGAGGAAGCAGAGTTTACGTTTTCAAAGATGAGGAATCTTAAAATTATGTGCCAGTCAGCGTATTCGTCTATGTTGACGATATATACACGAATGAGATTGTATGATAAAGCGGAAGAAATCATTGGCTTTTTGAGGGAAGATGAAGTAATTCTGAATCTTGAGAATTGGTTGGTTCTGCTTAATGCTTATTGTCAACAAGGCAAGTTACACGAGGCTGAACAGGTCTTAGCTTCCATGAAGCAATCTGGTTTTTCGCCAAATATAGTTGCATACAACACGTTGATCACCGGATACGGGAAGGTTTCCGATATGCGTGCTGCACAACGCTTGTTTGGTGACCTTAAAAGGGTTGGAGTGGAGCCTGATGAAACAACTTACAGGTAGGCGGGTCAAAGTTACTCGGGTTGGGCTGAATTTAGGTGGGTCAAAGTTATTTGGGTTGGGCTAAAAAGCGGGTCATAAACCAACCCgcccaattcttactaagttttaattttgTTCTTCTATAATTTTAAGTATctagtaaaaaataataatattatggCTACATATAATATATCAAATAAAATAATGTCTGTTTGTaaatattttgacaaggtttCTATGGGTCAATTTGGGCTACATATCAGTTAGATGAGCTGAAACGGGTTGggctaaaatgggctgagctaaTTGGGTTTGGCGGGTCATGTTTCCATGGGCTAATTTTGCGACCCTACTTACAGGTCTATGATTGAAGGGTGGGGTCGTGCGGACAATTATGATGAAGCAAGGAAATACTATGTGGAACTGAAAAGGCTTGGACACAAACCAAACTCGTCTAACTTGTACACATTGCTAAATTTACAAGTCAAGCATGGAGATGAAGAGGATGTTGTTAGAACTATTGAGGAAATGATGCAAACCGGGAGTGAAAAGTCGACCATCCTCGGCATTCTTTTGCAAGCATATGAGAAGCTTGAACTCATTCACAAAGTTCCTTCAATTTTAAGAGGTTCTTTATATGATCATGTTTTGAGAAACCAAATATCTTGTTCAAGTCTAGTAATGGCTTATGTGAAAAACAGCATGATAGATGATGCGCTACTAGTTTTACGGGAAAAAAAGTGGAAGGATGCTTTATTTGAGGACAACTTGTACCATTTGTTAATTTGCTCGTGCAAAGATATCGGACATCCGGAGAATGCAGTGAAAGTATTCACGTGTATGCCGAAATCTGATAAGCCTAACTTACATATAATATGCACTATGATAGACATTTACAGTTCAAACAATGATTTTGTTGAAGCTGAAAAGCGTTATCTAATGTTGAAGAATTCAAATGTCAAACTGGACATGATAACTTTCAGTGTTGTGGTAAGGATGTACGTGAAATTCGGAGCTGTAGAAGAAGCCTGCTCTGTTTTGGAAGCAATGGAAAAACAAAAAGACATTGTTCCGGACACATATTTGCTCCGTGATATGCTCCGAATCTACCAGCGAAGTGAGAAGAAGGACAAATTGGCGGATCTTTATTACAAACTCGTGAAACTAGGAGTCGTGTGGGACCAGGAAATGTACAGCTGTGTCATAAACTGTTGTGCCCGTGCGCTGCCCATTGATGAGCTTTCTAGGCTTTTTGATGAGATGCTTAAACATGGGTTTTTACCTAATACGGTCACGTTCAATGTTATGCTTGACGTATATGGAAAGTCCAGGCTCTTCAAAAGGGCAAGAGAAGTTTTTTCAATGGCCAAGAAGCGTGGTTTGGCTGATGTTATCTCTTACAACACTCTCGTAGCTGCGTACGGGAGAAGCAAAGACTTCAAGAATATGTCGTCAACCGTCAAAAAGATGCACTTCAACGGCTTTTCGGTTTCTCTTGAAGCCTATAATTGTATGTTAGATGCCTATGGGAAAGATGGACAAATGGAGAAATTCCGTAATATCTTGGAAAGACTGAAGGAATCTGGTCATTCTTCTGATCACTACACGTACAACATTATGATAAACATTTATGGTGAGCTTGGTTGGATTGAAGAAGTTGCAGATGTattggcagaattgaaagaatcgGGAAATGGACCTGATTTGTGCAGCTATAACACATTAATAAAGGCATACGGAATTGCTGGTATGGTTGAAAGTGCAGTAGATTTGGTTAAGGAAATGCGCAAGAATGGAATTGAACCTGATCGTATAACTTACACTAACTTAATCAATGCCTTACGGAAAAATGATATGTTTCTCGAGGCTGTTAAGTGGTCTTTATGGATGAAGCAGATCGGATTATAAGATCCATTTTGGCAAATATTGTTATTATTCATCGTGGACCATTCATCTCCGGTTTAAAGGTAATACTACATGTTATATACGCACAAATGTTCATATTGATAGTCTTTAGATTGTTCTGTATAGTTTCTTGTTGATAGCTAGTGTACTGTCTGCTAATAGTTTGTTGCACTGAAACTGAGCCTTCCCCCTTCCCCATGAAGTAACAAACATGAACATATTTGGCATATTCAATGGCCGTATAATCTAGTCTACAGAACTTTTACCAGGTCATGCATATGTTAGTATCCAAAGTGAATCATCATAAAGGTTTTTTTGAACTTTCTTTCAACCTGATCTGCTATAACTCCTGTTACTGCACGTCTTTTATTGCAAAATTCGTTCTTTGTAACAGTGTGATTCATTTTGGCATTTTCAGGTCAAGGCTTGTATTCTTCTTGTATAGTTTGACACTAAACTTTCCAGCGGGGACTTTACTGAGTAAGCTAGAGCACGCATGTCACAGCAGGTCTATAGAAGATCACATATATGCCAGTCGTCTACTTGCGCGCCCGAGTTTGTGTAAAGTAATTCATAGACAACTGTGGTTTGATTGTCCATAATGCACCGGGTAGTGTATAGTCATAACTCTTTCAATAAGGAAGATAGCTTACTGTGATAGCTTTATCGATCATCTGTATCTCCAGGAAGTTGTCTCACTGTTGTAAAAATCAACATGGTAAAGGCTCTAAGCCTTTTTGAATGTTTTAGTTGCTATGTGGCTGAgccattttgggtatagtttcaATAAAATCTCTTGCCATTTTGTTATCTCCTTTTGAAATTCATATCTTTTTCTCGGATCAATAAAAGCGCACGTTTTTAGAAGCACTGTGAAATTAATCGAGGTGTGCATAAGCTGGCACAGACACCACAATTATTAAAAGAAATATACTCAGAATCAATAAAAGCACAAGTTTTCACTAACATGCAATCTTTTACTGCAATGTAATGGTACTGAATAGTCAAGTTGTATGGAATATGTTGAGAAGTACAACAGATGTGAGTGCATTCATGATTTAAGTGAATGTGGAGTGTAACTGCAACTATTACTCATTTGTGATACACATAGaagtttttatttcttttttaatattACATATAATCCGAGGAAAAAATAATGAGTATATTCACATCCATTACTAAAATAATACACACAGGTATATCTGAGGCGCGACAAGAAAAATATCACCATGACAATTGAAGTTTTCCACGAGGGAAATAGTGAAGGTTTGAAAGAATTAATGTGATAATGCTATCTGCAATTAGTTCTATTAAATTGAATTTTTCGTGCTTTAATCGATTGACTAATTTCATGTACCAATTAAATGCAACCTAGGTAACGTTGTTTAATTAGGCTGTCACTTGCGATAGCCATGTTTGTCACAATGAGTAGTGTCAAAATTGAATATTTTTTCTTATAACAAGGCTAAAAGTGTAAATTAAACTTCAAATCCAATAATGGAACAAAAtgtatttttgaaaaataaggaCAAATTTAAAGGATAATAGCACTTTTGGTCCCTATTAGTGATAACATTTTACTTTAGTCCTTGTCTTATTTGACTGTACATATTTAACTTTATTAAAACATGTGTTTTGGTCCCTTAGTATGTTATTATATATTTGAGATATTAGAATCATATTAGATGAATTGATTAAATGACCATCTACAAAATATACCAAATCGCTTTTGTGTTATAATGTCAGAATCGCTCATGTATATAGAGGGTCATATCTTTATTCATTTTGTAAAAACCCCTTCTTAACTAATTTCTTCTTTATTACTATCAAATATGGAACAACAATACAAGTTTAATATAACATATAAGTAATTAAATAGTGAAATAATTAATAATCATGGTAATTTTATAAATAATTGAAGGCCAAATATACTTAATCGGATACCACAAAAAATAAATCATAGTTTATTAATAATAGGgacaaaaaaaaacaattaatccTTATTTGAAACTGCAAAGAGGGGAATACATTTCACATGATGTATCTATTTGCCTTTCCTTTCTTTTCGTAATATTTAATTTAAGTCGAAAatttatcggaaacagcctctttTACCGGGAAAAGGTAACACTCTAcaagggtatgttgttgtttcttTTTGTAATAAAATTATACACGTGGAAATTGGTCTCTAGCAATTTCTTGATTGTTTTGTCCCTTTATAATTTCCTTTTTTCTATGGTCCTCCTCATTCATAGAGTTTGATCTCACCTTCTTGACTACCCCCcctaccccaccccaccccacgcCCAAGATTTGTAGCCTACGTGACAACCTTATACTGAAGAGATCGCTTTTTTTTTCTGTTCTAAATCACATTTTGGTGTCACTCCCACGTGATAATAAGGTAATCTTTAAATCTATCTTTTCTCTCTTAATTTCACTGTAAATCTCTTCCTAATGGACAAAATAATTATGGGTTTAtgt
Coding sequences within it:
- the LOC132602058 gene encoding uncharacterized protein LOC132602058, whose protein sequence is MGKMAYRTEKIEGIKIKVFKWIQSIIKNHVLDHHHQLGSSSKFGFLVLRLKNQIKSGRPKNCCSKNHEGQTTKTTFKTSVQPFKICESPYELVENIELALGLSDLFFNDTIPHLANTIFDYLSSSFEIFGKKLDLLGTNMDDDEFHKIVVAIDVDMQSERFEIRSQSSKDICSFKLTDLHETLVNDGDNYGRKGVYFLQVVEVQESCGGVSKKKKIDVNMQGEKIETESQLSNYVCSLQSTDPCKTLANYDDSEDIEREFNLQVDSGINKKRGIGVQKILVLELKYNFDDSDIQEILDTLFDFLTKKRGFRNKVEVFDGKIQKFREVKSGLKIVNLKKENVVSFELGDICPVCFEIFEEKSVVVITPCSHLFHRRCIFPWLSENDTCPTCREICVV
- the LOC132602925 gene encoding pentatricopeptide repeat-containing protein At4g30825, chloroplastic, whose protein sequence is MASLKLSLYVDSSWESKKLNCTVKGLNFTDSKCWFPSILGSGAFVVSPFCMLKHIRVSRLETEELESSELSLNGDGVDGFEGNVGNESFVSERSNLGRDKGKFNVWKRFRRVKRVSKDSNYRSSFRKDRKNGMEDKMKIVFDENSDEDVIYSENGVDFRAENVGPDSSLDQCNAILKQLEKGDYDGKALSFFRWMRKNGKLKRNVTAYNLILRVLGRRGDWDGAEKMIKEMSFESGCELTYQVFNTLIYACHKKGLVELGAKWFNMMLENKVQPNIATFGMLMALYQKGWNVEEAEFTFSKMRNLKIMCQSAYSSMLTIYTRMRLYDKAEEIIGFLREDEVILNLENWLVLLNAYCQQGKLHEAEQVLASMKQSGFSPNIVAYNTLITGYGKVSDMRAAQRLFGDLKRVGVEPDETTYRSMIEGWGRADNYDEARKYYVELKRLGHKPNSSNLYTLLNLQVKHGDEEDVVRTIEEMMQTGSEKSTILGILLQAYEKLELIHKVPSILRGSLYDHVLRNQISCSSLVMAYVKNSMIDDALLVLREKKWKDALFEDNLYHLLICSCKDIGHPENAVKVFTCMPKSDKPNLHIICTMIDIYSSNNDFVEAEKRYLMLKNSNVKLDMITFSVVVRMYVKFGAVEEACSVLEAMEKQKDIVPDTYLLRDMLRIYQRSEKKDKLADLYYKLVKLGVVWDQEMYSCVINCCARALPIDELSRLFDEMLKHGFLPNTVTFNVMLDVYGKSRLFKRAREVFSMAKKRGLADVISYNTLVAAYGRSKDFKNMSSTVKKMHFNGFSVSLEAYNCMLDAYGKDGQMEKFRNILERLKESGHSSDHYTYNIMINIYGELGWIEEVADVLAELKESGNGPDLCSYNTLIKAYGIAGMVESAVDLVKEMRKNGIEPDRITYTNLINALRKNDMFLEAVKWSLWMKQIGL